The DNA sequence GATTCTTTTCTCTGGTATGAATTGTAAAATGTAGTAACAGGTTTCCTTTTTTGGTAAACCCCATTCCACATTCAATACAAGTATATGGTTTCTCCCTGGTGTGAACACTTTTGTGACGTGCAAGCTGTGTTTTCTGGGCAAAGCATTTTTCACATTCAGAACACTTAAATGGTTTCTCACCAGAGTGCAGTCTTTTATGTACCTTAAGGTTAGATTTATGAGCAAAACGTTTATCACATTCAGTGCACTCaaatggtttctctcctgtaTGAACTCTTCTATGCATGGTTAGATCTGATATCTGCAGAAAACATTTCTCACATTCAAAACACTTAAATAATTTTTCACCTGTGTGAAATCTTTTATGCATTTTAAGCCACGAGCTGGATGCAAAACATTTTTCACAGTCAGTGCACTTAAAAGGCTTTCCTCCTATATGAACCCGTTTATGAGCTGCAAGATTTGATAGTTTTAAAAACGTTTTTTCACAATCAGTGCATACAAACAATTTCTTTCCTGTGTGCATTTGTTTGTGTGTTATAAAACTTGATTTTGTACTGAATCCTCTCTCACACTCTGTACAAAAAAATGCCTCCTCTGTTCCTCCCATTATAGTCTCCTTTCCTGTAAGAGCTATTTCATTTAATTTCAAAAGTGCATTTGCTTCAAACCTTTGTTCAGATTCACTACATAAATTAGGTTTATCTCCAGTGTCAAGTTTTTTATGATACTGCAGATCTGAAATATGGGTAAAACCTTTTTCCAATTCATTACATTTGAAAGATTTCATTTCAGTATGGTCGCTTCTCTGTGCTAGGTCTGTTTTCTTAAGAAACTTTTTCTCATGTTCAGTATAAGTAAACTGATTTGCATAATCTTGATGGATAAGTCTGTGATCAGATTTCTGCTCGAGTATTTTCTCACATTCAGATATTTGTTGATGCTCAATAAGAAGTGAACTTGTGCTGAAGCTTTTCCTACATTCTGTGCAGTCGAATGTTTTTGCCTGTTCACGGATGGTCTGAGAAAGCATATGCTCTGGGCTATTAGAATTTCTGTCACATTCAATACATGAGTTTTGTCTCCTTTTTATCCTGGGTAGTGTTAAATCTCTTTCATAGTTAGCAGAAAGATTTGGGCCATCTCCAGAGGAGTCTCTGTTTCTCCATTCCTCATTTCGCCGATTGTTACACATTCCTTGAAGCTCATTATCCCTGTACCCATCATCTGTCAGATAACAAGAACAACAATTATCAAGGGACCTTTACAGCTAACTACTTAAAACCCTTTAAGTAAGGCTTCTTAAAAGATAGAAATTAACATAGCAAGGAACTTAAGTGAAATGTCAAAATAGAATATAGTGCCTATTTCATAAAGTCGAATTCAATAATTACTATGAGTGATGGTATTAAGTCTTGATAGCTTAAAAGTTTTCTTTAAtcaaaaaagcctcagttataccccctcctcccaattatttaGCTGGGAGTTTGGGTGATAAATCCTcattttaatctaaaacagtgttatacaaatgatcaaaacaataggtattacatacattacactaatatctctacaggtaacatatatatctttAAAGATTTTAAGTAACCTTCATCTAAtacagtggcctcaaactcaaaacctttgcagggccacattttggatttgtaggtacttggagggcctcagaaaaaaaatagttaatgtcttattaaagaaatgacaaattttgcatgaggtaaaactctttatggtttataaatctttcctttgggctaagtcttgataataatattgtaatttatagctaaagagacatatgatcaagaaattgttttattttacttttatttcttccatttgtgcattgcacatacctatacaagctctaggcaatATTACAGAGGAAGGAGTTAAGAGGGTAGGAAGGACtatggaaggcaggaaggagtggagaggagagaagcatgtagaatatttcatagaaattcctaactttacagataggagcaccatccctccatggatgtgtaaaggtaaataaacaaaggaaagataagataaatataaattattataattttacaaatttagtcaatgggctccaaactttattaaatacatcactaaatcccctacactctgcattaattctttcttATCTGTATGTGGTgcacgtgtcaaagcagctcctgattggtaagggcCGAcgttagtgcaggaagaggcggtcggaccatacagcgagtgatttccttcactcgctggcgctccggctgctctctcctgcctctccagctgtcctctcctggttggcggttcatggtcggaaaataccacgaatgatcGGGACTGCAAACCgccgaccgtgaatgaccggggaaATACTGTattggcatatatatatatatatatatatatatatatatatatatatatatatatatatatatagttagttagttagttagttagttagttagttagttagttagttagttagttagttagttagttagacTTAAATtccgtcctccccagagagctcagaacgggttacaggttaacattcacagtgttacaatattacattacatagggttacagtTAACAACTGAAATCTATTACATTAATATATTACAttaatgtcttctatcccgccaatacctttcagttctaggcagtttacaacaacaaattagcctgggcattcccagggagattacaaggttgatagctatagtatgcatcgggatctgggaatggtcgatacggtttggtatATATGATATCTAAttgaattaaaggaatatgtaaaaaagaatagaagggaggaaccattaaacaatagaattcagttaataaaataaaaacaataggggtaaaaacaatggaatataatttaaaataattcataaactgggaaaaaaaatcaaataagtctgacagaagtccaatttcctgaggcAGCTCttttgcctcagcatattttaaataatcccataccaagggcctcaaaatagtacctggcgggccgcatgtggcccccgagccgcaggtttgagaccactgatctattaattacataacataatatataatataaatcaaTATTTATTCATCTCCctccatggatgtgtaaaggtaaataaacaaaggaaagataagataaatataaattattataattttacaaatttagtcaatgggctccaaactttattaaatacatcactaaatcccctacactctgcattaattctttcttatctgtatgtggtgcacacattcacccaccaaaaagtattaattattctgtcatggttcttccagttactcgttattaattgaatggctatacctgtcatgatcataaatagTCGACTCacatttatctagagtgggtttcacatgtaatatcgttccacaaattatagcctcttATGATAGTGGAACGTTTGAATCTagaactaaatttatttgtccccaaattgacttccaaaatatgaatataaacagacaaaaatatagcagatgatcctaagtccctatatcaatatgacaataccagcatctattagacttagaactatctattaaACTATCTATTTTGAGGGTTATTTGCTGAGACAGGAAATAAAAATCTATAAGTGCTTCAAATATCCACTCCTTTTTTCAGGAGAGCGGTtgacaagaaggttgtcagttgactgggatcaaagaaaacatatttttgcatttgatac is a window from the Geotrypetes seraphini chromosome 1, aGeoSer1.1, whole genome shotgun sequence genome containing:
- the LOC117363883 gene encoding gastrula zinc finger protein XlCGF26.1-like isoform X2, which gives rise to MSALVSDLASVIFNDVVAYFWDAEWDVLEERQKELYKKVIKEIHGFLMSRGYLIVNPDVLIRVKHEGGKYFTQHHDWEENENINDPLINNPIVPPMSSVSIKKEEDMPCMGSLASERRGQTHPPITSCSSIRPDILIRIKQEEFWTDEQDTEEIGNTSFSPDLSVRILKIEESCESDQSEGEEELKTIESIADDGYRDNELQGMCNNRRNEEWRNRDSSGDGPNLSANYERDLTLPRIKRRQNSCIECDRNSNSPEHMLSQTIREQAKTFDCTECRKSFSTSSLLIEHQQISECEKILEQKSDHRLIHQDYANQFTYTEHEKKFLKKTDLAQRSDHTEMKSFKCNELEKGFTHISDLQYHKKLDTGDKPNLCSESEQRFEANALLKLNEIALTGKETIMGGTEEAFFCTECERGFSTKSSFITHKQMHTGKKLFVCTDCEKTFLKLSNLAAHKRVHIGGKPFKCTDCEKCFASSSWLKMHKRFHTGEKLFKCFECEKCFLQISDLTMHRRVHTGEKPFECTECDKRFAHKSNLKVHKRLHSGEKPFKCSECEKCFAQKTQLARHKSVHTREKPYTCIECGMGFTKKGNLLLHFTIHTREKNPQLQGQLPTKTATV
- the LOC117363883 gene encoding gastrula zinc finger protein XlCGF26.1-like isoform X1 codes for the protein MSALVSDLASVIFNDVVAYFWDAEWDVLEERQKELYKKVIKEIHGFLMSRGYLIVNPDVLIRVKHEGGKYFTQHHDWEENENINDPLITDNPIVPPMSSVSIKKEEDMPCMGSLASERRGQTHPPITSCSSIRPDILIRIKQEEFWTDEQDTEEIGNTSFSPDLSVRILKIEESCESDQSEGEEELKTIESIADDGYRDNELQGMCNNRRNEEWRNRDSSGDGPNLSANYERDLTLPRIKRRQNSCIECDRNSNSPEHMLSQTIREQAKTFDCTECRKSFSTSSLLIEHQQISECEKILEQKSDHRLIHQDYANQFTYTEHEKKFLKKTDLAQRSDHTEMKSFKCNELEKGFTHISDLQYHKKLDTGDKPNLCSESEQRFEANALLKLNEIALTGKETIMGGTEEAFFCTECERGFSTKSSFITHKQMHTGKKLFVCTDCEKTFLKLSNLAAHKRVHIGGKPFKCTDCEKCFASSSWLKMHKRFHTGEKLFKCFECEKCFLQISDLTMHRRVHTGEKPFECTECDKRFAHKSNLKVHKRLHSGEKPFKCSECEKCFAQKTQLARHKSVHTREKPYTCIECGMGFTKKGNLLLHFTIHTREKNPQLQGQLPTKTATV